One Benincasa hispida cultivar B227 chromosome 5, ASM972705v1, whole genome shotgun sequence genomic window carries:
- the LOC120077761 gene encoding formin-like protein 1 — protein MFDSFFFFFFFFILFVHCKSSEIPAGIRRLLHQPFFPLDSVPPAEPPSTPIPPPPNPKYPFSTTPPANPDGSPFFPTYPGTPPPPAPASFASFPANISSLILPHSSQSGSGSKKLVPLVIAGVVSAVLVVCIAGFLYWRRRRGRGLGDDKTYRSENSSRLCPVPNVEVGNGIPKLRHPSATSSEFLYLGTLVNSRAIDERSVGGARVADPRPLDSPELHPLPPLNFGRSSEKQNCGNGEERSMGDEEEEEFYSPKGSLGAIGSGSRRVLATMAAEDLLGKTSDSSTTSYSTSSGSVSPARSRSKSLSLSPPASLSPRRSVQNESSNFSVSATVATEQHSPPLAPPLSHGGVESDDSVKSHCPSPMRLSTDKVPEKNSTASSSRRFSNVSIHSVMFPISTTDKDLVNHADTINNHEESPRQSHSSDPDEPFPFSPCLFPLSDGVLGQIQNQLPTGSNIPHSDSDAKFKQLPYSFTSSSPSSSPERVVMDSSPSRASIISDKKRSSPPSPERIVLSDSDSSNKASDYFDQDVKSSSADINTTDMSRLQSPLGPSTAPPPPIVLSDTDSSNKASDYFDQDVKSSSADINTTDMGRLQSPLGPSTAPPPPPPPPSPPPPPPPPPPLMVSLPERREMPISPSTPLDQSIPKAPPPLVPPLRPFIMENVKNVSPIQLPSCKSNGESSEDTPKPKLKPLHWDKVRASSDREMVWDQLRSSSFKVNEEMIETLFIVNTSNSKETTPRTVLPPPNQEIGVLDPKKSQNIAIALRALNVTIEEVCDALLEGNAEALGAELLESLLKMAPTKEEERKLKASKDVSPTKFGPAEKFLKAVLDVPFAFKRVDAMLYIANFESEIEYLKKSFENLETACEELRNSRMFLKLLEAVLKTGNRMNVGTNRGDAHAFKLDTLLKLVDVKGADGKTTLLHFVVQEIIRSEGARLCVTSQISNSNPSDDVKCRKLGLQVVSGLSSELANVKKAASMDSDVLSGEVIKLSRGLDNIREALRLNEADGPNESTEKFSESMSRFLKMAEEDIIRVQAHESVALSLVKEITEYFHGNSAKEEAHPFRIFMVVRDFLTILDGVCKEVGMINERTIISSAHKFPVPVNPTLPQAFQALHKVQKYNSSDEESEQSP, from the exons TCCTGCTAATCCTGATGGGTCTCCATTTTTTCCGACGTATCCTGGAACCCCACCTCCTCCGGCGCCGGCGAGTTTCGCATCGTTTCCGGCAAATATTTCTTCTCTGATTCTACCTCATTCGTCTCAGTCTGGTTCAGGTTCCAAGAAGCTTGTTCCGTTGGTTATTGCTGGGGTTGTTTCTGCTGTTTTGGTTGTCTGCATTGCTGGGTTTTTGTACTGGCGGAGGCGGCGTGGTCGTGGTTTAGGCGATGACAAGACTTACAGATCGGAAAATAGTAGCCGGTTGTGTCCGGTTCCGAATGTTGAAGTCGGTAATGGAATCCCTAAGTTGAGACATCCCTCTGCTACTAGCTCTGAGTTTCTGTATTTGGGTACTCTTGTGAACTCGAGAGCGATCGATGAGCGTTCTGTAGGGGGGGCTCGTGTTGCTGATCCTAGGCCGTTGGATTCGCCGGAGCTTCATCCACTTCCGCCGCTGAATTTTGGTCGGTCGAGTGAGAAGCAAAATTGTGGAAATGGAGAGGAGAGATCGATGGGagatgaagaggaagaggaatTTTACTCTCCTAAAGGTTCTCTCGGCGCTATTGGTTCTGGATCTCGAAGAGTGCTCGCAACAATGGCGGCTGAAGATTTGCTTGGTAAAACCAGCGATTCAAGTACCACTTCGTATTCCACATCCAGCGGTTCCGTTTCGCCGGCGAGATCACGTTCTAAGAGTCTCTCACTATCTCCACCGGCGAGCTTGAGCCCTAGAAGATCCGTTCAAAATGAATCTTCTAATTTCTCTGTTTCTGCCACTGTAGCGACGGAGCAACACTCACCACCATTGGCGCCGCCGCTTTCCCACGGTGGGGTGGAATCAGACGACAGCGTTAAATCCCATTGCCCATCTCCAATGCGTTTATCGACGGACAAAGTTCCGGAGAAAAACTCCACCGCATCTTCATCCCGGAGATTTTCTAATGTTTCAATTCACAGTGTGATGTTCCCAATTTCAACAACCGATAAGGATTTAGTTAATCATGCTGATACGATCAATAATCACGAAGAATCTCCAAGACAATCCCATAGTTCAGATCCAGACGAGCCGTTTCCCTTTTCTCCTTGTTTATTTCCTCTTTCAGATGGAGTTTTAGGGCAAATTCAGAATCAATTGCCCACAGGTTCAAACATTCCCCATTCAGATTCTGATGCAAAATTTAAGCAACTTCCTTACTCGTTTACTTCATCTTCACCTTCATCGTCACCGGAGAGAGTTGTTATGGACTCATCTCCGTCAAGAGCATCCATTATTTCAGATAAAAAAAGGTCTTCTCCACCATCACCAGAGAGAATTGTGTTGAGTGATTCAGATTCATCAAATAAAGCTTCGGACTATTTTGATCAAGATGTGAAATCTTCTTCTGCCGACATCAATACCACTGATATGAGTCGGCTGCAATCTCCTTTGGGTCCATCCACTGCTCCTCCGCCACCAATTGTGTTGAGTGATACAGATTCATCAAATAAAGCTTCGGACTATTTTGATCAAGATGTGAAATCTTCTTCTGCCGACATCAATACCACTGATATGGGTCGGCTGCAATCTCCTTTGGGTCCATCCACTGCTCCTCCGCCTCCGCCACCTCCACCATCACCTCCACCACCTCCGCCACCACCCCCACCACTGATGGTCTCTCTGCCAGAACGCAGGGAAATGCCCATTTCTCCTTCAACACCATTGGACCAATCCATTCCAAAGGCACCTCCTCCATTAGTGCCTCCATTAAGGCCATTTATTATGGAGAACGTGAAAAATGTCTCACCAATTCAGTTGCCATCCTGCAAAAGCAATGGTGAATCCTCTGAAGACACCCCCAAGCCCAAGTTGAAGCCTTTGCATTGGGATAAAGTAAGGGCCAGTTCTGATCGTGAGATGGTGTGGGATCAACTCAGATCAAGCTCTTTTAA AGTTAACGAGGAAATGATTGAAACTCTGTTTATTGTGAACACTTCCAATTCAAAAGAGACAACTCCACGCACTGTGCTTCCTCCACCTAACCAAGAGATCGGAGTTCTTGATCCCAAAAAGTCCCAGAACATTGCGATTGCGTTACGGGCGCTAAATGTGACCATAGAAGAAGTTTGTGATGCCCTTTTAGAAG GTAATGCAGAAGCGCTTGGAGCAGAGCTACTTGAAAGTTTATTGAAGATGGCTccaacaaaagaagaagaacgTAAACTAAAGGCATCCAAGGATGTATCACCTACAAAGTTTGGCCCTGCTGAGAAATTTTTGAAGGCAGTCCTTGATGTTCCTTTTGCATTTAAAAGGGTGGATGCAATGCTTTATATAGCAAATTTCGAGTCCGAGATTGAGTACCTAAAGAAATCGTTCGAAAATCTTGAG ACTGCTTGCGAGGAATTGAGGAATAGCAGAATGTTCTTAAAACTTTTGGAAGCCGTGCTTAAGACAGGGAATCGCATGAATGTTGGCACCAATCGTGGCGATGCCCACGCCTTCAAACTCGACACACTTTTGAAGCTTGTTGATGTCAAGGGTGCAGATGGAAAAACCACTCTCCTACATTTTGTTGTACAAGAGATCATAAGAAGTGAAGGAGCTCGTCTTTGTGTCACGAGTCAAATTTCAAACTCCAACCCGAGTGATGATGTCAAATGCAGGAAACTTGGCCTGCAAGTTGTTTCAGGTCTCAGCTCGGAACTCGCCAACGTAAAGAAGGCAGCTTCAATGGATTCCGATGTGCTCAGTGGCGAAGTCATCAAGCTTTCAAGAGGACTCGACAACATCAGAGAGGCTCTACGTCTAAACGAAGCAGATGGGCCAAACGAAAGCACAGAAAAGTTCTCAGAGTCAATGAGCAGATTCTTAAAAATGGCAGAAGAGGATATCATCAGAGTCCAAGCCCATGAAAGTGTTGCCCTATCTCTAGTAAAGGAGATCACAGAGTACTTCCATGGCAACTCTGCCAAAGAAGAAGCTCATCCATTTAGAATTTTCATGGTGGTGAGAGATTTCCTAACAATTCTTGATGGAGTCTGCAAAGAAGTCGGGATGATAAACGAGCGGACAATCATAAGTTCCGCCCATAAATTTCCAGTTCCAGTGAATCCAACATTACCACAAGCATTTCAAGCTCTTCATAAAGTGCAGAAATACAATTCTTCTGATGAAGAAAGTGAACAATCCCCATAA
- the LOC120078113 gene encoding flavonol 7-O-beta-glucosyltransferase UGT74F1-like, with product MADATDRDDRTPHILIVLYPAQGHINPMLQFSKRLQKRGLKISLVTTNFIARTSHSIPSSFPLLTISDGYDDGGFASAESAQIYLDSLRQFGSESLREVLLRLSTSASPADCVVYDSFLSWALDIANEFEISTAVFFTQSCAVADIYYHVYKGLIELPLPDRAIEIPGLPPLQPPEFPSFIHQLGTYPAYYDLLVNQYANVDKADWIFCNTFYELEREVLECLKRIWPAIRAVGPSIPSGFLDGRIEDDRDYGFSLFNPDGDVSLKWLDGRRKGSVVYVSFGSLGKVPAEQMEEMAGCLKSSDWQFLWVVRTSDVEKLPKNFMAETRERGLVVRWCQQLEVLAHEAVGCFVTHCGWNSTLEGVSLGVPMVAVPGWTDQATNAKFITDVWKVGLKAPTNDNGVVNREALLQCIEEVMVGDKSNEIRQNAGIWKVLAQQVFEAGGSFDGVVHEFLTKRVSLF from the exons ATGGCGGACGCCACTGACAGAGACGACCGTACACCTCATATCCTCATCGTGCTCTACCCAGCGCAGGGCCACATCAATCCGATGCTCCAATTCTCTAAGCGCCTGCAAAAAAGAGGACTCAAAATCAGCCTCGTCACAACCAATTTCATCGCTCGCACTTCTCACTCTATTCCTTCTTCTTTCCCCCTCCTCACTATCTCCGACGGCTACGACGACGGCGGTTTCGCCTCCGCTGAGAGCGCCCAAATCTACCTCGATTCCCTCCGCCAATTCGGATCTGAGTCGCTTCGGGAGGTCCTACTGCGGCTCTCCACCTCTGCTTCCCCTGCGGATTGCGTCGTCTACGACAGCTTCCTCTCTTGGGCTCTCGATATCGCGAACGAGTTCGAGATCAGTACGGCGGTGTTTTTCACTCAATCTTGCGCCGTCGCTGATATTTATTACCACGTTTACAAAGGATTAATCGAGTTACCTCTTCCGGATAGAGCGATTGAGATTCCTGGTTTGCCGCCGCTACAACCGCCGGAATTTCCGTCGTTTATACATCAATTAGGAACATATCCAGCGTATTACGATCTGCTTGTGAACCAGTACGCGAACGTCGATAAAGCCGATTGGATTTTCTGCAATACGTTTTACGAATTGGAGAGAGAG GTTTTGGAGTGTTTGAAGAGAATATGGCCGGCGATTAGGGCGGTTGGACCGAGTATTCCTTCAGGATTCTTGGACGGCCGGATCGAAGACGACAGAGACTACGGGTTCAGCCTCTTCAATCCAGACGGCGATGTTAGCCTGAAGTGGCTTGACGGCCGCCGGAAAGGGTCGGTGGTTTATGTGTCGTTTGGGAGTTTAGGGAAGGTACCGGCGGAGCAAATGGAGGAGATGGCCGGCTGTTTGAAGAGCAGTGATTGGCAGTTTCTGTGGGTg GTCAGAACATCGGATGTGGAGAAACTTCCAAAGAATTTTATGGCAGAGACGAGGGAAAGAGGGCTGGTGGTTCGGTGGTGTCAGCAGTTGGAGGTTCTAGCGCACGAAGCAGTGGGATGTTTCGTGACACATTGTGGCTGGAACTCCACACTGGAGGGAGTCAGTTTGGGAGTTCCGATGGTGGCAGTGCCAGGATGGACTGACCAGGCTACAAATGCCAAGTTCATCACTGATGTTTGGAAAGTAGGCCTCAAAGCTCCGACTAACGACAATGGAGTTGTGAATCGAGAAGCTCTATTGCAATGCATAGAGGAAGTGATGGTCGGAGACAAAAGCAATGAGATTAGACAAAACGCCGGCATATGGAAGGTGTTGGCCCAACAGGTGTTTGAAGCTGGCGGAAGCTTCGACGGAGTTGTCCATGAATTTCTCACTAAAAGGGTTAGTCTTTTTTAA